Proteins from a single region of Ignavibacteria bacterium:
- a CDS encoding Fic/DOC family protein, which translates to MKSKGEIIIYESVDGKVKLDVKLDAETVWLNQSQLAELFERDQSVISRHINNIFNEGELKKKSNMHFLHIPNSDKPVAFFNLDVIISVGYRVKSQRGTQFRIWANKILKDYLVKGYAIYEKRLKGQTDRINELERTLGIIGKVVESYQLEKDEFAGILNVISNYTFALKILDQYDKHELIVEKTTKKEKFKLSYGSAINVIKSLKEKFGNSELFGMEKDKSFRGTLGAIYQTFDGKDLYPSLEEKSANLLYLAIKNHSFIDGNKRIAAALFLWFLDRNKLLYNKRGQKRIADNALVALCLMIAESKPKEKDIMIKVIVNLINKNN; encoded by the coding sequence TTGAAATCAAAGGGCGAAATAATTATTTATGAATCCGTTGATGGTAAAGTCAAACTTGATGTGAAACTTGACGCAGAAACCGTTTGGTTAAACCAATCTCAACTGGCTGAGTTGTTTGAAAGAGATCAATCAGTCATTTCTCGCCATATTAATAACATTTTTAATGAAGGAGAACTAAAGAAAAAAAGCAATATGCATTTTTTGCATATTCCAAATTCAGATAAGCCAGTCGCTTTTTTTAACTTAGACGTCATTATTTCAGTTGGATACCGTGTGAAATCGCAGAGGGGAACACAATTCCGAATTTGGGCAAATAAAATATTAAAAGACTATTTGGTAAAAGGATACGCGATATATGAAAAACGTTTAAAGGGGCAAACTGACCGGATAAATGAACTTGAACGAACTCTTGGAATAATAGGCAAAGTAGTAGAAAGCTATCAATTAGAAAAAGATGAGTTTGCTGGAATTTTAAATGTTATTTCAAATTATACTTTTGCTTTGAAAATACTTGATCAATATGATAAACATGAATTAATTGTCGAAAAAACAACCAAAAAAGAAAAATTTAAACTTTCCTATGGCAGTGCGATAAATGTCATTAAAAGCTTGAAGGAAAAATTCGGCAACTCTGAATTATTTGGTATGGAAAAAGATAAATCTTTTAGGGGAACACTTGGAGCAATATATCAAACGTTTGATGGGAAAGATCTATATCCTAGTTTAGAGGAAAAATCTGCAAATCTATTATATCTTGCCATTAAAAATCATTCTTTCATTGATGGGAATAAGAGAATTGCTGCAGCTCTTTTTCTATGGTTTTTAGACAGAAATAAATTGCTTTATAATAAAAGAGGACAAAAGCGAATTGCCGATAATGCACTTGTGGCTCTTTGCCTAATGATTGCTGAAAGCAAACCAAA
- a CDS encoding LPS-assembly protein LptD, which yields MNNHLSNKISIEKIILLLIVFASICFEFTFAQNTTGVISSDTLVIADTAKRKSQIDEIIFYNAADSIVYAIGKKKMNIYGKANIRYKEMDLKSGEIDINWESNILTSKGIAFSDTSDTSKKIFSDNPILKDGGEEYKGTIIKYNFKTQQGSISLAETETDGQKYYGQRIKKIDKETYFIQDGIYTTCTAEEPHYYFYSPEMKVVLKEQIIAKWIWLHFADVPFPIPLPFGVFPNQSGRRSGIIAPAYGERFGYGKYFSHFGYFWAISDFMDINFLGDFYTKGGYALTSRFRYVKRYDFNGSIDVGYTNFKIGEPSDRDFSRQQDYRIGIQHHHELTPTSRIDANLSFVSSNFIRNTSTSINELLNDQIISNASYYKTWEESGASVSLSYNRVQNLSNGNINETLPSLNFSIPPIYPFKRKISARSSAGGSLEDSWYELLGINYSSQLLNRRDKTGGQLSIRGGINHNASLFISPKFGHFNITPRFSYVEKWYTKKIERYSMLNYKGEDSIVTKDVKDLNTVRTFNMGVGVNTKFYGMFRPNVLGVTAIRHTLTPSISYNFQPDFSDPKWGYFGSYVNSKGQRIKYSLHEREVFGGAGMGEQQNISFNIGNNFEMKTSPDLKDTTAEQKKYQLLNFDGGISYNFAADSLRFSEIRLGFYTNVGSFLSFGGSSSFDLYKFDKNIKNRVNKFLINEGQGLARLTNFSINLSFNISGEQLKGNEENENLDTTSTTGIQRTLYEQVMAERDPDFTIPWNLSLNYNYTLNKYNPMEVSKFSNLSLLLSFNLTSQWKFYISGSYDIFEKRISAPVVRISRDLHCWNMNFEWYPIGSYRGFRFELRVKAPQLQDLKVTKQGGVFSR from the coding sequence TTGAATAATCACTTATCAAATAAAATTTCTATTGAAAAGATCATTTTGCTGCTCATCGTTTTTGCGAGCATCTGTTTTGAATTTACTTTTGCACAAAATACAACTGGAGTAATTTCGAGTGACACATTGGTTATTGCAGATACAGCAAAACGTAAATCTCAAATCGATGAAATTATATTTTACAATGCTGCCGATTCAATCGTCTATGCCATCGGGAAAAAGAAAATGAATATTTACGGTAAAGCGAACATCCGTTACAAAGAAATGGACTTGAAGTCCGGTGAAATTGATATCAACTGGGAGTCAAATATTCTGACATCGAAGGGAATTGCGTTCAGTGATACATCGGACACATCAAAAAAGATTTTTTCCGATAATCCGATCCTTAAAGACGGGGGCGAAGAATACAAAGGGACAATTATAAAATACAATTTCAAAACTCAGCAAGGAAGTATTTCTTTAGCAGAAACAGAAACCGACGGACAAAAATATTACGGGCAAAGAATAAAAAAAATTGACAAAGAAACCTACTTTATTCAAGACGGCATCTATACAACTTGCACTGCCGAAGAACCTCATTACTATTTTTACAGTCCCGAAATGAAGGTCGTTCTTAAAGAACAAATAATCGCTAAGTGGATTTGGCTGCATTTTGCAGATGTTCCTTTCCCGATTCCGTTGCCATTCGGAGTTTTCCCTAATCAGAGCGGGCGCAGGAGCGGCATTATCGCACCGGCTTACGGCGAACGATTCGGTTACGGAAAATACTTTTCGCATTTCGGTTACTTTTGGGCGATTTCAGATTTTATGGATATTAATTTCCTCGGAGATTTTTATACCAAAGGCGGTTATGCGTTAACTTCAAGGTTCAGATATGTAAAACGGTATGACTTCAACGGATCGATTGATGTAGGATATACAAACTTCAAAATCGGTGAACCAAGCGATAGAGATTTTTCACGTCAGCAGGATTATAGGATTGGAATTCAACATCATCACGAGCTAACACCGACATCTCGAATCGATGCTAATTTAAGTTTTGTCTCTTCGAACTTTATTCGAAATACAAGTACTTCAATCAATGAATTACTGAATGATCAAATCATTTCTAACGCATCATATTATAAAACGTGGGAAGAATCTGGTGCGAGTGTTTCGTTGAGTTATAATCGTGTTCAGAATCTTTCAAATGGAAATATTAATGAGACACTTCCAAGTTTAAACTTTTCGATACCTCCAATTTATCCTTTTAAGCGAAAAATTTCAGCAAGAAGCAGTGCAGGCGGCAGTCTGGAAGATAGCTGGTATGAACTGCTTGGAATTAATTATTCTTCACAGCTTCTAAATCGAAGGGATAAAACAGGTGGACAGCTTTCAATCCGCGGCGGTATCAATCATAATGCTTCATTGTTCATCTCACCGAAATTTGGGCATTTCAATATTACACCTCGATTCAGCTATGTAGAGAAATGGTACACAAAAAAAATTGAACGTTATTCAATGTTAAATTACAAAGGTGAAGATTCAATTGTTACAAAAGATGTAAAAGATTTGAATACTGTTCGTACATTCAATATGGGAGTTGGAGTCAACACAAAATTTTATGGAATGTTTCGTCCGAATGTTTTAGGTGTAACTGCAATTCGCCACACATTAACTCCGTCTATATCATATAATTTTCAACCAGATTTTTCCGATCCAAAGTGGGGGTATTTTGGAAGTTATGTCAATTCTAAAGGGCAAAGAATTAAATACAGTCTTCATGAAAGAGAAGTCTTTGGCGGAGCTGGAATGGGAGAGCAGCAAAATATCTCATTCAACATTGGAAATAATTTTGAGATGAAAACTTCCCCAGATCTAAAAGATACTACTGCCGAACAAAAAAAATATCAATTGCTGAATTTCGACGGAGGGATCTCTTATAATTTCGCGGCTGATAGTCTTAGATTCTCCGAGATACGTCTCGGATTCTACACGAACGTCGGCAGCTTTTTAAGTTTTGGAGGTTCATCGTCTTTTGATCTTTACAAGTTTGATAAAAACATAAAAAACCGTGTTAATAAATTTTTAATTAACGAAGGGCAGGGATTGGCACGGCTCACTAATTTTTCAATTAACTTGAGTTTTAATATTTCTGGTGAGCAATTAAAGGGCAATGAGGAAAACGAAAATCTTGATACAACCTCTACAACGGGAATTCAACGTACACTCTATGAACAAGTTATGGCAGAGCGTGATCCGGATTTCACAATTCCATGGAATCTCTCTTTGAATTATAATTATACTCTAAATAAGTATAATCCTATGGAGGTTAGTAAATTTTCAAATTTGAGTTTGCTTTTAAGTTTCAATTTGACCAGCCAATGGAAATTTTACATATCTGGCAGCTACGATATTTTTGAAAAAAGAATTTCTGCACCAGTAGTGCGAATTTCACGTGACTTGCATTGCTGGAACATGAATTTCGAGTGGTATCCGATTGGAAGTTACAGAGGATTTCGATTTGAGCTTCGTGTCAAAGCACCGCAGCTTCAAGATTTGAAAGTCACCAAGCAAGGTGGAGTGTTCAGCAGGTGA